A stretch of the Polyangiaceae bacterium genome encodes the following:
- a CDS encoding molybdopterin-dependent oxidoreductase gives MKHGLPRLTRPLVKDAGKLRAATWDEALDRAAVGIRAAVDRHGPRTFGMFSCSKATNEVNFVAQKLARLAIGSNNIDSCNRTUHAPSVVGLATVFGAGGGTSSYREVEEADVILLWGSNARETHPIFFHHVLRAVRRGAKLYVIDPRRTASAQWADGHLPLRVGTDIALSNAVARVILEEGLENRAFVARATQHFDEYRASVQGWTLERAERETGVPAELIVRMARDYARADKAQICWTLGITEHHNAVDNVLALINLGLLTGHVGRAGSGLNPLRGQNNVQGGGDMGALPHKLAGFQDVEDDAVRAKFEAVWGAKIPPKKGWHLTEMFEAMERKELTALYVLGENPAQSEADSHRAMKLLTGLELIVAQDIFLTKTAELADVVLPASAAWCESDGTVTNSERRVQRVRRAVPPPDGARDDIEILCELSRRLGRDLGSPTPEEIWNEVRQVSPMHAGMSYARLEELGGIQWPCWDEQHPGEPFLHGRLWEEPVRGPLAPFSVVEQVPPVDALDDEYPLRLTTGRRLDSYNTGVQSGAMASPLRMGETIDLHPDDARRLGVAAGDEVRVRSRRGAVVAPVRLDAGLQPGLVFMTFHFPDQVDTNLLTIDATDPKSGTAEFKAAAVRIERI, from the coding sequence TTGAAGCACGGCTTGCCCCGACTGACTCGGCCGCTGGTGAAGGACGCGGGGAAGCTCCGCGCGGCGACGTGGGACGAGGCGCTCGACCGCGCCGCCGTGGGGATCCGCGCGGCAGTGGATCGCCACGGGCCCCGGACCTTCGGCATGTTCAGCTGCTCGAAGGCGACCAACGAGGTGAACTTCGTCGCGCAGAAGCTCGCGCGCCTCGCCATCGGCAGCAACAACATCGACAGCTGCAATCGAACGTGACACGCCCCTAGCGTCGTCGGTCTGGCGACGGTCTTCGGAGCGGGTGGCGGGACGAGCTCCTACCGCGAGGTGGAGGAGGCGGACGTCATCCTGCTCTGGGGCTCCAACGCAAGAGAGACGCACCCCATCTTCTTCCACCACGTGCTGCGCGCGGTGCGCCGCGGGGCGAAGCTCTACGTGATCGACCCGCGCCGCACTGCCTCGGCTCAGTGGGCCGACGGCCATCTGCCGCTCCGCGTCGGCACCGACATCGCGCTTTCGAACGCAGTGGCCCGCGTGATCCTGGAGGAGGGTCTCGAGAACCGCGCCTTCGTCGCGCGGGCGACGCAACACTTCGACGAGTACCGCGCCTCGGTCCAGGGCTGGACCCTGGAGCGCGCGGAGCGCGAGACGGGGGTGCCGGCGGAGCTGATCGTGCGAATGGCTCGCGACTACGCGCGGGCGGACAAGGCCCAGATCTGCTGGACGCTCGGCATCACCGAGCACCACAACGCCGTGGACAACGTGCTCGCGCTGATCAACCTCGGCCTGCTCACCGGGCACGTCGGCCGCGCCGGCTCCGGGCTGAACCCGCTGCGCGGGCAGAACAACGTGCAGGGCGGCGGCGACATGGGCGCCCTGCCGCACAAGCTGGCGGGCTTCCAGGACGTCGAAGACGACGCGGTCCGCGCCAAGTTCGAGGCGGTTTGGGGCGCGAAGATCCCGCCCAAGAAGGGCTGGCACCTGACCGAAATGTTCGAGGCCATGGAGCGGAAGGAGCTCACGGCCCTGTACGTGCTCGGCGAGAACCCGGCGCAGTCCGAGGCCGACTCGCACCGCGCGATGAAGCTGCTCACGGGGCTCGAGCTCATCGTGGCGCAGGACATCTTCCTGACCAAGACCGCCGAGCTCGCCGACGTGGTCTTGCCGGCATCCGCCGCTTGGTGCGAGTCCGACGGCACCGTGACCAACAGCGAGCGTCGCGTGCAGCGTGTGCGGCGCGCCGTGCCGCCTCCCGACGGCGCGCGCGACGACATCGAGATCCTGTGCGAGCTGTCCCGGCGCCTGGGCCGGGACCTCGGCAGCCCCACGCCGGAGGAGATCTGGAACGAAGTACGCCAGGTGAGCCCGATGCACGCCGGCATGAGCTACGCGCGTCTCGAAGAGCTCGGCGGGATCCAGTGGCCGTGCTGGGACGAGCAGCACCCGGGCGAGCCGTTCCTCCACGGCCGGCTCTGGGAGGAGCCCGTGCGAGGCCCGCTGGCGCCGTTCTCGGTTGTGGAGCAGGTGCCGCCGGTGGACGCCCTCGACGACGAGTATCCGCTCCGCCTCACCACCGGACGCCGGCTCGACTCCTACAACACCGGCGTGCAGAGCGGCGCCATGGCCTCGCCGCTCCGCATGGGGGAGACCATCGACCTGCACCCCGACGACGCGCGGCGCCTCGGCGTCGCTGCCGGTGACGAGGTGCGCGTGCGCTCGCGGCGCGGCGCGGTGGTGGCGCCGGTGCGCCTCGACGCCGGGCTCCAGCCCGGGCTGGTCTTCATGACCTTCCACTTCCCCGACCAGGTGGACACCAACCTCCTGACCATCGACGCCACCGATCCCAAGAGCGGCACCGCGGAGTTCAAGGCCGCGGCGGTGCGGATAGAGCGAATCTAA
- a CDS encoding fibro-slime domain-containing protein, translating to MKGVVRDFRASHPDFECNKDTPVKVVDPDNKDCGPWDPAIVGPLGTAIGPNSKPAYAGGAKTPSTTGAANFAQWFNDTAGVNASQEVLFQLVSTGKGTFVYETSFFFPIDGKLFDAEPNNPDSNFYPSDDGKKRNFHFTYELHTTFRYKPGSTFLFRGDDDVFVYINGKLAVNIGGIHVPMEGKIDLDKGRVEITSPMGFPTLGVNGGLGFTESITDGVAGTVNLGLTENEIYAMDFFFAERNCCASNFRLETNFEFVDCGIVK from the coding sequence GTGAAGGGCGTAGTCCGCGACTTTCGCGCGTCGCACCCCGACTTCGAGTGCAACAAGGACACTCCGGTCAAGGTCGTCGATCCCGACAACAAGGACTGCGGCCCGTGGGATCCGGCCATCGTCGGCCCGCTCGGCACGGCGATCGGTCCCAACAGCAAGCCCGCCTACGCCGGCGGCGCCAAGACGCCGAGCACCACCGGCGCCGCCAACTTCGCCCAGTGGTTCAACGACACCGCGGGCGTGAACGCCTCCCAAGAGGTGCTGTTCCAGCTCGTCTCGACCGGCAAGGGCACGTTCGTGTACGAGACCAGCTTCTTCTTCCCCATCGACGGCAAGCTGTTCGACGCCGAGCCGAACAACCCCGACAGCAACTTCTACCCCTCCGACGACGGCAAGAAGCGGAACTTCCACTTCACCTACGAGCTCCACACCACCTTCCGCTACAAGCCCGGCAGCACGTTCCTGTTCCGCGGCGACGACGACGTGTTCGTGTACATCAACGGCAAGCTGGCGGTGAACATCGGCGGCATCCACGTGCCCATGGAGGGCAAGATCGACCTCGACAAGGGTCGCGTGGAAATCACCTCCCCGATGGGCTTCCCGACGCTCGGCGTGAACGGCGGCCTCGGCTTCACCGAGTCCATCACCGACGGCGTCGCAGGCACCGTGAACCTGGGCCTGACCGAGAACGAGATCTACGCGATGGACTTCTTCTTCGCCGAGCGGAACTGCTGCGCGTCGAACTTCCGGCTCGAGACCAACTTCGAGTTCGTGGACTGCGGGATCGTGAAGTAG